From Catenulispora sp. GP43, one genomic window encodes:
- a CDS encoding DUF5937 family protein, with protein sequence MALRIDITGLPPERLRFAVSPLAELAAMLHALAGTAHHPRFAAWAAGVRGALRPELAERLQEAEFLWRSSRADFLLPARPKGSLKQELDDVDMIDDERYVLSALVTTCGSNRVHFGDASPLTDAGARERALEQAQARGAVQEAFAERLLADPAVVRRRVRATLEQCGEAFFEAAWADVVPRLAADVQVKTSLREREGIGPALASVSAAVALAARGDGPESIVVDKLQDNATSAGTDGVTLIPTVFGSPHLVAVHARGWRPVMQYPVAEPGAAEPAVSMDVIERRLQALAHPVRLRLARTLARSPHTTGELAGAWELTAPEVSRHLAVMRKAGLLVAERRGRYVYYSLDASALTALGTDLLSAMLR encoded by the coding sequence GTGGCCTTGCGCATCGACATCACCGGCCTGCCGCCCGAGCGGCTGCGGTTCGCCGTCTCGCCGCTGGCCGAACTGGCCGCGATGCTGCACGCGCTGGCGGGCACGGCGCATCACCCGCGCTTCGCGGCGTGGGCGGCCGGGGTGCGCGGGGCGCTGCGTCCGGAGCTGGCGGAGCGGTTGCAGGAGGCCGAGTTCCTGTGGCGCTCCTCGCGCGCGGACTTCCTGCTGCCGGCCCGGCCGAAGGGGAGCCTGAAGCAGGAGCTGGACGACGTCGACATGATCGACGACGAGCGGTATGTGCTCTCGGCCCTGGTCACCACCTGCGGCAGCAACCGCGTCCACTTCGGCGACGCCTCGCCGCTGACCGACGCCGGCGCGCGCGAGCGGGCCCTGGAGCAGGCCCAGGCGCGCGGGGCGGTGCAGGAGGCGTTCGCGGAGCGGCTGCTGGCCGATCCCGCGGTGGTGCGCCGCAGGGTGCGCGCGACGTTGGAGCAGTGCGGCGAGGCCTTCTTCGAGGCCGCGTGGGCCGACGTGGTCCCGCGCCTCGCGGCGGACGTGCAGGTCAAGACCAGCCTGCGGGAGCGCGAGGGGATCGGCCCGGCCCTGGCGTCGGTGTCGGCCGCGGTGGCACTCGCCGCCCGCGGCGACGGCCCCGAGTCGATCGTCGTGGACAAGCTCCAGGACAACGCGACCAGCGCCGGAACCGACGGCGTGACGCTCATCCCCACCGTCTTCGGCAGCCCGCACCTGGTCGCGGTCCACGCCCGCGGCTGGCGTCCGGTGATGCAGTACCCGGTCGCCGAACCGGGCGCCGCGGAGCCCGCGGTGTCGATGGACGTCATCGAACGGCGGCTGCAGGCGCTGGCGCACCCGGTACGGCTACGGCTGGCGCGAACACTGGCCCGGAGCCCGCACACCACGGGGGAGTTGGCCGGCGCCTGGGAGCTGACGGCGCCGGAGGTCTCGCGGCACCTGGCGGTGATGCGGAAGGCGGGGCTGCTCGTGGCCGAGCGCAGGGGGCGGTACGTGTACTACTCGCTGGACGCGTCCGCACTGACGGCGCTCGGTACGGATCTGTTGTCGGCGATGCTGCGGTAG
- a CDS encoding aldo/keto reductase — protein sequence MRYTTFGNTGLRVSEAFLGTMGFGEDWGWGVSVEDCRKIFTAYAEAGGNVIDTANRYTDGSSERIVGELLGPDRERFVLATKYTLTMDGADPNASGNHRKNLRRSVEDSLRRLDTDYIDLLWVHIWDPNTPLEETMRALDDLVRAGKVLYIGLSDAPAWVAARAHTMAELRGWTPFAGLQLNYSLLERGIERELLPMAEALRLSVAAWAPLARGVLTGKFTREGAAAGSRTSREKLSERDLRVAAVLDTVADDLGVSSSQAAVAWTRARHRWIHPIIGARTIEQLTDTVAALEVELPAEALAKLDEAASFELGFPQDFIAMTREFTYGPSVERFEPRR from the coding sequence ATGCGATACACGACCTTCGGGAACACCGGCCTGCGGGTATCAGAGGCCTTCCTCGGCACCATGGGGTTCGGCGAGGACTGGGGCTGGGGCGTCTCCGTCGAGGACTGCCGGAAGATCTTCACCGCCTACGCCGAGGCCGGCGGCAACGTCATAGACACCGCGAACCGCTACACCGACGGCTCCAGCGAGCGCATCGTCGGGGAACTGCTCGGGCCGGACCGCGAGCGCTTCGTGCTGGCCACGAAGTACACCCTGACCATGGACGGCGCCGACCCCAACGCCTCGGGCAACCACCGCAAGAACCTGCGGCGCTCGGTCGAGGACAGCCTGCGCCGCCTGGACACCGACTACATCGACCTGCTCTGGGTCCACATCTGGGACCCGAACACGCCGCTGGAGGAGACCATGCGGGCCCTGGACGACCTCGTCCGCGCCGGCAAGGTCCTCTACATCGGCCTGTCCGACGCCCCGGCCTGGGTCGCCGCCCGCGCCCACACCATGGCCGAGCTGCGCGGCTGGACCCCCTTCGCGGGCCTGCAGCTCAACTACAGCCTGCTGGAGCGCGGCATCGAGCGCGAACTGCTCCCGATGGCCGAGGCCCTGCGCCTGTCGGTCGCGGCCTGGGCGCCGCTGGCCCGGGGCGTGCTCACCGGCAAGTTCACCCGCGAGGGCGCGGCCGCGGGCTCGCGCACCTCCCGCGAGAAGCTCTCCGAACGCGACCTGCGCGTCGCCGCCGTGCTGGACACCGTCGCCGACGACCTCGGCGTCTCCTCCTCGCAAGCCGCCGTGGCCTGGACCCGCGCGCGGCACCGTTGGATCCACCCAATCATCGGCGCCCGCACCATCGAGCAGCTGACGGACACCGTGGCCGCGCTCGAGGTGGAACTGCCGGCCGAAGCACTGGCCAAGCTGGACGAGGCCGCGTCCTTCGAGCTCGGGTTCCCTCAGGACTTCATCGCGATGACCCGGGAGTTCACCTACGGTCCGAGCGTGGAGCGCTTCGAGCCGCGGCGGTAG
- a CDS encoding LysR substrate-binding domain-containing protein produces the protein MELRHLKYFIAVAEEGGFSRAARRLHVVQPTLSMQIRDLENELGGPLFDRGARLTTLTAAGEVFLAEARQVLAQAERAQATTRLALEGRSGGVRIGVAGAAVLGGMLADRIRGFHRARPLVRIELRETTPLRQRAAILANELDVGYSALPAPRDEPRLASVPVSSATFVVALPAGHRLAGHEKLTAKQIAGEELIEYAVGTDPDDQVPDALRRAGLAPPPSRARHRADSTLTVLALVAAGAGIAVVPAGVHRAAVPDVVYRPLAGPGLAVEFHLLYRVTETDPAVAAFLRSAT, from the coding sequence GTGGAACTCCGACACCTGAAGTACTTCATCGCCGTGGCCGAGGAGGGCGGGTTCAGCCGCGCCGCGCGCCGGCTGCACGTCGTGCAGCCCACGCTGAGCATGCAGATCCGGGACCTGGAGAACGAGCTCGGCGGCCCGCTGTTCGACCGGGGCGCGCGGCTGACCACGCTCACGGCAGCCGGGGAGGTGTTCCTGGCCGAGGCCCGGCAGGTGCTGGCGCAGGCCGAGCGGGCCCAGGCCACGACGCGGCTGGCACTGGAGGGACGCTCGGGCGGCGTACGCATCGGCGTGGCGGGCGCCGCGGTGCTCGGCGGGATGCTGGCCGACCGGATCCGCGGGTTCCACCGGGCCCGGCCGCTGGTGCGGATCGAGCTGCGGGAGACCACGCCGCTGCGGCAGCGTGCGGCGATCCTCGCCAACGAGCTCGACGTCGGCTACAGCGCGCTGCCCGCGCCGCGCGACGAGCCCCGGCTGGCGTCGGTGCCGGTCAGTTCGGCGACGTTCGTGGTCGCACTGCCGGCCGGGCATCGGTTGGCCGGCCACGAGAAGCTGACGGCCAAGCAGATCGCCGGCGAGGAGCTGATCGAGTACGCGGTCGGCACGGACCCGGACGATCAGGTCCCGGACGCGCTGCGCCGCGCGGGCCTGGCTCCGCCGCCGTCGCGGGCCCGCCACCGCGCCGACAGCACGCTGACCGTCCTCGCGCTGGTCGCCGCGGGCGCCGGCATCGCCGTGGTGCCGGCGGGCGTGCATCGGGCGGCGGTGCCGGACGTGGTCTACCGGCCGCTGGCCGGACCGGGCCTGGCAGTGGAGTTCCATCTCCTCTACCGGGTGACCGAGACCGATCCGGCCGTCGCGGCGTTCTTGCGCAGTGCTACATAG
- a CDS encoding MarR family winged helix-turn-helix transcriptional regulator: MTTAPDQPDLLEAATAIRQGTQRLARRVRTVRSAGALSTNKISVLSHLARLGPSTPGEVAALDRQQPQSLTRVFADLERDGLVVRSADAGDRRQSIIAITDTGLRELQRDVAERDAWLAGALVGLSETERQVLVLAAALMEQIADG; encoded by the coding sequence ATGACAACCGCCCCGGACCAGCCGGACCTGCTTGAGGCCGCCACGGCGATCCGTCAGGGCACGCAGCGCCTGGCTCGCCGCGTCCGCACCGTCCGTTCCGCCGGCGCGCTGAGCACCAACAAGATCAGTGTGCTCAGTCACCTGGCACGACTCGGGCCGTCCACGCCCGGCGAGGTGGCGGCCCTGGACCGGCAGCAGCCGCAGTCGCTGACCCGGGTGTTCGCCGACCTGGAGCGGGACGGCCTGGTGGTCCGGTCCGCCGACGCCGGGGACCGCCGGCAGTCGATCATCGCCATCACCGACACCGGCCTGCGGGAGTTGCAGCGCGACGTCGCCGAACGCGACGCCTGGCTGGCCGGGGCGCTGGTCGGGCTGAGCGAGACCGAGCGTCAGGTGCTGGTGTTGGCCGCGGCGTTGATGGAGCAGATCGCGGACGGCTGA
- a CDS encoding GNAT family N-acetyltransferase: MVRVSEPKIREATIGDVPRIVHLIESAYRGDSSRAGWTTEADLLDGRRTDEADVTAAVADEDSRMILAEDGADLIACCLVRHRGTHAYFGMFAVSPAAQGGGLGKRLLAAAERLAHDELGLATMEMTVIRQRADLIAWYVRRGYTQTGRMQPFPYGDIRFGEPRRDDLEFEVLVKDLAG; this comes from the coding sequence ATGGTGCGGGTGAGCGAACCGAAGATCCGCGAAGCGACGATCGGTGACGTCCCCCGGATCGTGCACCTGATCGAATCGGCCTACCGCGGCGACTCCAGCCGCGCCGGCTGGACGACCGAGGCGGACCTGCTCGACGGCCGGCGCACCGACGAGGCCGACGTCACGGCCGCGGTGGCCGACGAGGACAGCCGGATGATCCTCGCCGAGGACGGCGCCGACCTGATCGCCTGCTGCCTGGTCCGGCACCGCGGCACGCACGCCTACTTCGGCATGTTCGCCGTCAGCCCGGCCGCGCAGGGCGGCGGCCTGGGCAAGCGGCTGCTGGCCGCGGCCGAGCGGCTGGCGCACGACGAGCTCGGCCTGGCCACCATGGAGATGACGGTCATCCGGCAGCGCGCCGACCTGATCGCCTGGTACGTCCGGCGCGGCTACACGCAGACCGGCCGGATGCAGCCGTTCCCCTACGGCGACATCCGGTTCGGCGAGCCTCGTCGGGACGATCTGGAATTCGAAGTGCTCGTCAAGGATTTGGCGGGCTGA
- a CDS encoding TetR/AcrR family transcriptional regulator codes for MAQEEAIPARRAAASRAARDDREVREAILTATRRLLDERRFDELSVADILAAAGVARGSFYFYFAGKHQVLAELTRRAVARGQTAAEPWLAATDDPRETIRHGISEGAKLWRAEAPVLRAVVENWRSDPELGELWLSLMAGFTGATAERIAADQGAGAGAGAGADTSAGVDTEHLAAALTWLGERLYYLAAIGVEPFADEEALVDVLTHIWMSVLHPTGHR; via the coding sequence ATGGCACAGGAGGAGGCGATCCCGGCACGCCGGGCAGCAGCAAGTCGGGCGGCCCGCGACGACCGGGAGGTGCGCGAGGCCATCCTCACCGCGACGCGCCGCCTACTGGACGAGCGCCGCTTCGACGAGCTCAGCGTGGCCGACATCCTGGCCGCCGCGGGCGTGGCGCGGGGGAGCTTCTACTTCTACTTCGCCGGCAAGCACCAGGTGCTCGCCGAGCTGACCCGGCGCGCCGTGGCCCGCGGCCAGACCGCCGCCGAACCCTGGCTGGCCGCCACCGACGACCCGCGCGAGACCATCCGGCACGGCATCAGCGAGGGCGCGAAGCTGTGGCGCGCCGAGGCCCCGGTGCTGCGGGCGGTGGTCGAGAACTGGCGCAGCGATCCGGAGCTCGGCGAGCTGTGGCTGAGTCTCATGGCCGGCTTCACCGGCGCGACCGCCGAGCGGATCGCTGCGGATCAGGGTGCTGGTGCTGGTGCTGGTGCCGGTGCCGACACCTCTGCCGGCGTCGACACCGAACACCTGGCCGCCGCTCTGACGTGGCTGGGCGAGCGTCTGTACTACCTCGCGGCGATCGGGGTCGAGCCGTTCGCCGACGAGGAGGCACTGGTGGACGTACTCACCCACATCTGGATGAGCGTTCTGCACCCGACCGGTCATCGTTAA
- a CDS encoding amidohydrolase family protein has protein sequence MRIVTLEEHWSDPAIAAATAPAMNALVPANAELFTPGNPYTERLQLLRDIGAARIADMDRNGITTQVLSCLNMFLPADVAPALTRTANDAAARAVREHPGRFAAFATLPTAVPDAAADELRRCVSELGFVGTMIMGRTDGEFLDEPRFDPILRAADALNVPIYLHPAPPPLAVGEADYGRGLSPVVSSQFRLAAWGWHQETAVHFLHLVLAGVLDRYPGLRFVLGHWGEFIPFYLDRLDEAMPRHLTGLDRTFAEYMRDNVFITPSGMFNQAQLRYCVETVGVDRIIDAVDFPMLGNEGAVAFLADSYLSEQDQAKIAHGNADKLLGLSG, from the coding sequence ATGCGCATCGTCACGCTCGAAGAACACTGGTCCGACCCGGCGATCGCCGCGGCGACGGCGCCGGCCATGAACGCACTCGTCCCCGCCAACGCGGAGCTGTTCACCCCCGGCAATCCCTACACCGAGCGGCTTCAGCTGTTGCGGGACATCGGCGCCGCCCGGATCGCCGACATGGACCGCAACGGCATCACCACGCAGGTGCTCTCCTGCCTGAACATGTTCCTGCCCGCCGACGTGGCCCCCGCCCTGACCCGGACCGCCAACGACGCCGCGGCGCGGGCGGTCCGGGAGCACCCCGGCCGGTTCGCGGCGTTCGCGACGCTGCCCACGGCCGTCCCGGACGCGGCGGCCGACGAACTGCGGCGGTGTGTCAGCGAGCTGGGATTCGTGGGGACGATGATCATGGGTCGCACCGACGGCGAGTTCCTCGACGAGCCCCGGTTCGATCCCATCCTGCGCGCCGCCGACGCCCTGAACGTGCCGATCTACCTGCACCCCGCCCCGCCGCCGCTGGCCGTAGGCGAGGCCGACTACGGCCGCGGCCTCTCGCCGGTGGTGTCCTCGCAGTTCCGCCTGGCCGCGTGGGGCTGGCACCAGGAGACGGCCGTGCACTTCCTGCACCTGGTCCTGGCCGGCGTCCTCGACCGCTACCCGGGACTGCGGTTCGTCCTCGGGCACTGGGGCGAGTTCATCCCGTTCTACCTCGACCGGCTCGACGAGGCCATGCCCCGGCACCTGACCGGGCTGGACCGGACGTTCGCCGAGTACATGCGCGACAACGTCTTCATCACGCCGAGCGGCATGTTCAACCAGGCGCAGCTGCGGTACTGCGTCGAGACGGTCGGTGTGGACCGGATCATCGACGCGGTCGACTTCCCGATGCTCGGCAACGAGGGCGCGGTGGCGTTCCTGGCCGATTCGTACCTGTCGGAGCAGGACCAGGCGAAGATCGCGCACGGCAACGCCGACAAGCTGCTCGGCTTGTCGGGTTAG
- a CDS encoding MFS transporter, producing the protein MTMSAPPRAPQDTVRAPADEAVRAPADKAVQEPIGQAARPRVSARALLRATGGPRYAVALLVDSFGNGMLRPFLLLYGIDVLRLSAPVSGTAMTVGIIAGLCAAPFTGRWLDRGARSTVVAASMLVRVLGTLVLLAAPAGSVVWFTAAALFLGIGNQSMPTAHSALIATIATGRERDAAAAAARSVRNGGMGLGALAATACLAGGPTAMRWLAAATGASFLVSALLAWTVHIRARAAAVKGSGVRAAPAPAMLRLVAANVIYVFCLNVPEIALPLIVVRMLHASPAWAAGIFVTNTALVVALQVPVTVWLGRWPRSVALAAAGAVISVSYLGFLLASGLGHGLAAPAVAAVSVLCTIGEIMYAGAVGPLLMAIAPAPVLGRALARFQLSNGVGLAVSPTVITVLAAHGSAALWLPLTGATLLAAWSVRRLSDEEQE; encoded by the coding sequence ATGACCATGAGCGCGCCCCCGCGAGCGCCGCAGGACACCGTCCGGGCACCCGCCGACGAAGCAGTCCGGGCACCCGCCGACAAAGCAGTCCAGGAACCCATTGGGCAGGCTGCCCGCCCCCGCGTCAGCGCGCGGGCACTGCTGCGCGCCACCGGCGGCCCCCGCTACGCCGTCGCGCTGCTCGTCGACTCCTTCGGCAACGGCATGCTGCGCCCCTTCCTGCTGCTCTACGGCATCGACGTCCTGCGCCTGTCCGCCCCGGTCTCCGGTACCGCCATGACCGTCGGCATCATCGCAGGGCTCTGCGCCGCCCCGTTCACCGGCCGGTGGCTCGATCGCGGCGCGCGCAGCACGGTGGTGGCCGCCTCGATGCTGGTCCGGGTGCTCGGCACGCTGGTGCTGCTGGCGGCCCCGGCGGGCAGCGTCGTCTGGTTCACCGCCGCCGCGCTGTTCCTGGGGATCGGCAACCAGAGCATGCCCACCGCGCACTCCGCGCTCATCGCCACCATCGCGACCGGCCGCGAGCGCGACGCGGCGGCGGCCGCCGCCCGCTCGGTCCGCAACGGCGGCATGGGGCTGGGGGCGCTGGCCGCCACCGCCTGCCTGGCCGGCGGGCCGACCGCGATGCGGTGGCTGGCCGCGGCCACCGGGGCCAGTTTCCTGGTCTCGGCGCTGCTGGCCTGGACGGTCCACATCCGGGCGCGGGCGGCGGCGGTCAAGGGATCCGGCGTCCGCGCCGCGCCCGCCCCGGCGATGCTCAGGCTGGTGGCCGCCAACGTCATATACGTGTTCTGTCTCAACGTCCCGGAGATCGCGCTGCCGCTGATCGTGGTGCGGATGCTGCACGCCTCCCCCGCCTGGGCCGCCGGGATCTTCGTCACCAACACCGCGCTCGTGGTCGCCCTCCAGGTCCCGGTGACGGTGTGGCTGGGACGCTGGCCGCGCAGTGTCGCGCTGGCCGCGGCCGGGGCGGTGATCTCGGTGTCCTATCTGGGTTTCCTGCTCGCGTCCGGCCTCGGCCACGGCCTGGCCGCCCCCGCGGTCGCCGCCGTATCAGTGCTCTGCACCATCGGCGAGATCATGTACGCCGGGGCCGTCGGCCCGCTGCTGATGGCGATCGCCCCGGCTCCGGTCCTGGGCCGCGCGCTGGCCCGCTTCCAGCTGTCCAACGGCGTGGGGCTGGCCGTCTCCCCGACCGTCATCACGGTCCTGGCCGCGCACGGCTCGGCCGCGCTGTGGCTGCCGCTGACCGGGGCGACGCTGCTCGCGGCGTGGTCGGTACGGCGGTTGTCGGACGAGGAACAGGAGTGA
- a CDS encoding aminoglycoside phosphotransferase family protein — protein MTTSAPDGRAGIDAALVKRLLTAQFPQWAQLPVTPVEVDGWDNRTYRLGTDMTVRLPTAAGYVAGVAKENEWLPRLAPQLPLPIPEVMGVGEPGEGYPHPWSVRGWLPGTTLDIGELADPERFATDLAAFLHALQAADTTGGPIGGEHSFYRGTSPAYYDAETRSCLAELEGRIDTRRAAEVWEAALKAEWDGDPVWFHGDIATGNLLIDGGRLAAVIDFGTSGVGDPACDLAITWVTLTGSVRETFRAAVAQDPATWARGRGWALWKAMLQLSGRSHTDPALAPEFERVIGDILDDHDRHG, from the coding sequence ATGACAACCTCCGCACCCGACGGGCGCGCCGGCATCGATGCGGCTTTGGTCAAGCGCCTGCTCACGGCGCAGTTCCCACAGTGGGCGCAGCTGCCGGTGACGCCGGTGGAGGTCGACGGCTGGGACAACCGCACCTACCGGCTGGGCACCGACATGACCGTGCGCCTGCCGACCGCCGCCGGGTACGTCGCCGGCGTCGCGAAGGAGAACGAGTGGCTGCCGCGGCTCGCCCCGCAGCTGCCGCTGCCGATCCCCGAGGTGATGGGGGTCGGGGAGCCGGGGGAGGGCTACCCGCATCCGTGGTCAGTCCGGGGCTGGCTGCCGGGAACCACCCTCGACATCGGGGAACTGGCTGATCCGGAGCGCTTCGCCACCGATCTGGCCGCGTTCCTGCACGCGCTTCAGGCTGCTGACACCACCGGCGGCCCGATCGGCGGGGAGCACAGCTTCTACCGGGGCACCTCGCCGGCGTACTACGACGCCGAGACCCGCAGCTGCCTGGCCGAGCTGGAAGGCCGCATCGACACCCGCCGCGCCGCAGAGGTCTGGGAAGCGGCGCTGAAGGCCGAGTGGGACGGCGATCCGGTCTGGTTCCACGGCGACATCGCCACCGGCAACCTGCTCATCGACGGCGGACGGCTGGCCGCCGTGATCGACTTCGGCACCAGCGGCGTCGGCGACCCGGCCTGCGACCTGGCCATCACCTGGGTGACGCTGACCGGCTCGGTCCGGGAGACGTTCCGCGCCGCGGTCGCACAGGATCCGGCCACCTGGGCCCGCGGCCGGGGCTGGGCGCTGTGGAAGGCGATGCTCCAGCTCAGCGGCCGGTCGCACACCGACCCCGCGCTGGCCCCGGAGTTCGAACGGGTCATCGGCGACATCCTCGACGACCACGACCGGCACGGCTGA
- a CDS encoding winged helix-turn-helix domain-containing protein, giving the protein MTDQPAPADAAQTDTSPTDPPHPATGLDDVVHQRVRLGILTVAHQARRAEFGFLRTTLDLTAGNLSQHLTVLEKADLVGVEKGYEGRRPRTWITLTDAGRAALAAEIAQLKRLISQVEGPGA; this is encoded by the coding sequence GTGACCGACCAGCCCGCGCCAGCCGACGCCGCGCAGACCGATACGTCCCCGACCGACCCCCCGCACCCCGCCACCGGCCTCGACGACGTCGTCCACCAACGCGTCCGCCTCGGCATCCTCACCGTCGCGCACCAGGCCCGCCGCGCCGAGTTCGGCTTCCTGCGCACCACCCTGGACCTCACTGCGGGCAACCTCAGCCAGCACCTGACCGTCCTGGAGAAGGCCGACCTCGTCGGCGTCGAGAAGGGCTACGAGGGCCGGCGCCCGCGCACCTGGATCACGCTGACCGACGCCGGCCGCGCCGCGCTGGCCGCGGAGATCGCACAGCTCAAACGCCTCATCAGCCAGGTGGAGGGCCCCGGCGCGTGA
- a CDS encoding FtsX-like permease family protein gives MAAVTAVVPSGSLIGTSSYLTIKAHLATGPDTYVPFPTAFSVLGLAVSVVIVGTVVSGAVVAGYRHIGILKAPGFTSGQVTYVYILMVMVSAAIGCVLGTVIGSAFGSSMVSQAFYGISGSDVLRGSEALPAWVCPAVLLGMPALVALSALLPATKARRLPAAAVISAGSVPQTGRGLRIQRALGGSRLPRSVSLGLGWPFSRPGRTALTLTTVVLGVTTVTLAVGLAATVVKYDRTTTGQDKIQVTVTVDNPAAPWHPVAPVHTDSELFSLLRALPGTAHVAADAPFHTHLAGSTDVVAMDVETGDTAALHPDLVRGRWIAGPGEVVVGSEFWHQHRLALGQTIVLGSGEGQVSEKVVGEESGGWDVTSTDWNRFVGLRSTRRAMTFSIGLAKGTDPHAYAAMAAGIDPGVQPALNDGIDTTEKVMIRVISTLTGMLIAVSALGVFNAVVMTTRERRKDVGVLKSIGMTPRQVIALVVTAMAALGLLGGLIGLPAGMLGHRIVVPATGHGSGRDLPASLLHGWAWPTVVALALSGAAIAAVGAFLPSVRASRSSAAEVLRTE, from the coding sequence ATGGCGGCCGTCACCGCCGTCGTGCCGTCCGGATCGCTGATCGGGACGAGCTCCTACCTCACCATCAAGGCCCACCTGGCCACCGGTCCCGACACCTACGTACCGTTCCCGACCGCCTTCAGTGTCCTCGGTCTGGCCGTATCCGTCGTGATCGTCGGGACCGTCGTCAGCGGCGCCGTGGTCGCCGGCTACCGGCACATCGGGATTCTCAAAGCCCCGGGATTCACGTCGGGCCAGGTGACGTATGTCTACATCCTGATGGTCATGGTGTCGGCTGCCATCGGGTGTGTGCTCGGCACCGTCATCGGCTCGGCGTTCGGGTCCTCGATGGTCAGCCAGGCCTTCTACGGCATCTCCGGCAGCGACGTGCTCAGGGGGAGCGAAGCCCTTCCGGCGTGGGTGTGTCCGGCCGTGCTGCTCGGCATGCCGGCCCTGGTCGCGCTGTCCGCCCTCCTCCCCGCGACGAAGGCCCGGCGCCTGCCGGCCGCCGCGGTGATCAGCGCCGGCTCGGTACCGCAGACCGGACGCGGGTTGAGGATCCAGCGCGCGCTCGGCGGCTCGCGCCTGCCGCGTTCGGTGAGTCTGGGCCTGGGCTGGCCGTTCTCGCGGCCGGGGCGCACCGCGCTGACGCTGACGACCGTCGTGCTCGGCGTGACGACCGTGACGTTGGCGGTCGGCCTGGCGGCGACCGTCGTGAAGTACGACCGGACGACCACCGGCCAGGACAAGATCCAGGTGACGGTCACCGTGGACAACCCGGCCGCGCCGTGGCATCCGGTCGCCCCGGTGCACACCGACAGCGAGCTGTTCAGCTTGTTGCGGGCCCTGCCCGGGACCGCCCACGTCGCAGCCGACGCGCCGTTCCACACGCACTTGGCAGGCAGCACCGACGTCGTGGCCATGGACGTGGAGACCGGGGACACCGCGGCGCTGCACCCCGATCTGGTACGAGGACGCTGGATCGCGGGCCCCGGCGAGGTCGTCGTCGGGTCGGAGTTCTGGCACCAGCACCGACTGGCCCTGGGCCAGACCATCGTCCTGGGCTCCGGTGAAGGTCAGGTCTCTGAGAAGGTCGTCGGCGAGGAGTCCGGCGGCTGGGACGTCACGAGCACCGACTGGAACCGCTTCGTGGGCCTGCGTTCCACCCGCCGTGCCATGACCTTCTCCATAGGCCTGGCCAAAGGAACCGACCCGCACGCCTACGCCGCGATGGCCGCCGGCATCGACCCCGGTGTGCAGCCGGCGCTGAACGACGGCATCGACACCACCGAGAAGGTGATGATCAGGGTGATCTCGACGCTGACCGGCATGCTGATCGCGGTCTCGGCGCTGGGGGTGTTCAACGCGGTCGTCATGACCACCCGCGAGCGGCGCAAGGATGTCGGGGTCCTGAAATCGATCGGGATGACGCCGCGCCAGGTGATCGCGCTGGTGGTGACCGCGATGGCCGCGCTGGGCCTGCTCGGCGGCCTGATCGGGCTGCCCGCCGGGATGCTCGGGCACCGGATCGTGGTCCCGGCCACCGGTCACGGCTCGGGCCGCGACCTGCCCGCCTCGCTGCTGCACGGGTGGGCGTGGCCGACGGTGGTCGCGCTGGCGCTTTCCGGGGCGGCGATCGCCGCGGTCGGCGCGTTCCTGCCGTCCGTTCGCGCTTCGCGTTCGTCCGCCGCGGAGGTGTTGCGCACGGAATAG